The DNA sequence CCAAAGGCTTCAAAGTAGGTTCCGGAGAAAAGACGACTTTGAACCCCTGCGTAATACCTTCCCGTTTCAGGAGTTTGCGTACTGCTTTGGCTAAAGGGCAGCCGCTTGTTTTGGATATATCGGCGACGCGAAAACTGAGTGCATCCAGACGGTTGCCGGCTCCCATACACGAGATGAGCGGAATCCCTCTCCGGTGACATTCTTTGGCCAGACTTACTTTGCTTTTTACCGTATCGATTGCATCAACCACATAATCCGGTTTCTCGGCAAAGAAAACTTCAGCTCCTTCCTCTTGATAAAAGAACTGGAAGGTTTCTATTTTTGCGTTGGGGTTGATATCCAGTATCCTTTGTTTCATTACCTCAACCTTGGCTTTACCAATCGTCGAGTGCAAGGCATGAAGCTGCCGGTTAATGTTTGTCAGGCAAATCTCATCAAAATCGACAAGTTTAAAGAAACCTATACCAGCTCTGGCCAGGGCTTCGGCCGTATAGGAGCCGACCCCGCCCAAACCGAAAATATACACTTTGCTGCTCTGAAGTTTTGACAGGCCCTCCTGACCAATCAACAATGCCGTACGGGAAAACTGATTTTGCATAATTATAAGACCTCGATTCCTACGACTCCGTAACCGGCATCCTCAATCGCTAATTGAATCGCTTCATCTTTGATGTCACTTAATGATTCCAGTATGGCCGTCTTGGACTCCAAATTCACATCGACCTCTGTTACACCTTCAAATTCACTTAAGGCCTCTTTTACATGACTGACACAGTGGCTGCAGCTCATGCCTTCGATTGCAATTTTCTTTTTCATGTTTTACACTCCTCATAGATTAATTGAGTTATCTTACCGGCCTGAACCGTTTTAGTCTCAGTGCATTCAGCAATACCGACACCGAGCTAAAGCTCATGACAGCGGCGGCAATGGCCGGATTCAGCAGGGGGCCTCCAAAGATATACAGGATTCCCATCGCAATAGGGATACCAAGGATATTGTAACCAAATGCCCAAAATAAATTTTGCTTAATATTTCTGATTGTATTTTTGCTTAACTGGATCGCAGCCGGAACATCGAGCAGGTCGCTTCGCATCAGAATAATATCCGCGGATTCCATCGCAACGTCCGTGCCTGAACCGATAGCTATCCCGATATCTGCCTGGGCGAGGGCCGGAGCGTCGTTGATGCCGTCGCCGACCATGGCGACCTTCCTGCCTTCC is a window from the Dehalobacter sp. DCA genome containing:
- a CDS encoding tRNA threonylcarbamoyladenosine dehydratase, with product MQNQFSRTALLIGQEGLSKLQSSKVYIFGLGGVGSYTAEALARAGIGFFKLVDFDEICLTNINRQLHALHSTIGKAKVEVMKQRILDINPNAKIETFQFFYQEEGAEVFFAEKPDYVVDAIDTVKSKVSLAKECHRRGIPLISCMGAGNRLDALSFRVADISKTSGCPLAKAVRKLLKREGITQGFKVVFSPEPTLKPLEQETSCESNCICPSGDAHCSLKRQIPGSISYVPSMAGLLMAGEVVKDIIKKNFNRD
- a CDS encoding heavy-metal-associated domain-containing protein, which codes for MKKKIAIEGMSCSHCVSHVKEALSEFEGVTEVDVNLESKTAILESLSDIKDEAIQLAIEDAGYGVVGIEVL